CCGTTGAATGCTCTGTTAATTCTTTAGCATGGCCACTCATCATTTGCATAGCGACAAATTCGTTAGTAACCATCTTAGTTCCCATAATCTTACCTGCTAGTAAAAGTTCATTATTATTAATATTCAAAACCCAAGCAAATGGATAAAATATATAACCCAATATATCTCTAAAAGTAATACCAAATATACTACTAAAAATACTATCCACTAAATGTAGTAATGCTATAAAACCTATTAGCATAGCACATACTATGATAGCCACTTTAAAACCATCTAATATATATTCAGCAAGCATTTCAAAGAAGTCTTGTTTTTCCTCTTCAAATTGTTCATGAAGCTTGTCATAGCTAATCTCTTCAGACTTTTCATATGGATTTATAATAGTCAAAACAAAGAAAGTACCAAACATATTCATAACCATTGCAACACAAACATATTTTGGCTCAAGTAATGACATATATGCTCCAGCCACAGCTAAAGATACCGTAGACATTGCTGTAGCAGCCATAGTATATAAAACATTAGATGGTAGATGGCCAATAATCTTTTTATAATTTATAAAGTTTTCTGATTGCCCAACTGCTAAAGAACTTACCGCATTAAAAGATTCTAACTTCCCCATTCCGGTAACTTTTGATAAAATCCAACCTATACCTTTTATGATCAATGGCAATATTTTAAAATACTGTAAAATACCTATGATTGCTGAAACCAGAACTATTGGCATCCCAACATTAAAGAAGAATATAAAACCATTTTTATTCATATCTGTAAGACTACCAAATATAAATTCAGAACCATCATGAGCACAATCTAATAGATGCTCAAAACCTTCCGATATTTTACTAATAATAGTAACTCCAATATCTGAGCGAAGTAAGAAAGCTGCTAGGCCTAATTGAACAAGTAAAATTATAAGTAAATATTTATATTTAATTCCTTTTCTATTACTACTCCAAGCAAAAGCTAAGATAAAAACAGAGATAATTCCTAATAAAAAAAACATAAATTTTACAAACATCTCACACCCAGTACATAAAAATGACACAAACTGGATAAATTCTACTAAAAATAAATATCTTTTTGGGATTTTTTTAGAATTTTTAAAAAGTATTAGTAGCTATTATTAGTTTTCTGAGTGTTTAAAATATTATCTAGCAAGCCGCTTACGCCTAATCTAAATGTTTTGGGATTAATATAGCTTTTAGAAATTATACTTTCTGCTAAGTTTATATAGCAAACTGCTTGATCATAATCTCTAATTCCACCAGATGCCTTGAAACCAACCGCCCTATTTGCTTTAGCAATAGTTTGCAAAATAACCTCAGCAGCTTCCAAAGTAGCTCCAACTTTTGTTTTCCCAGTAGATGTTTTAACAAAGTCTGCTCCATTATCAATAGCATCCTGAGTAGCTTTAAGAATTAGCTCTTTACTCTCTAGCTCTCCAGACTCAATAATAATTTTCAACACTTTATTGCCACAAACTTTTTTTACTTCAGATATAATTTCGCAAGATTTTGCTGAAGATCCTTGTACGTTATATTCCTTATAGTCTATAACTAAATCGATTTCATCTGCGCCTAAAGCTAATGCCTGTTTAGTTTCTGCTAATACGCTTTGCAAATTAGCTTCACCTCTAGGAAAATTTATAACTGTTGCAACTTCAAATTCATCAAATAGTTTTTCTTTAACTAGCTCAATAAATTGTTTATGAACACATATTGCAGCAACTCTTCCAAGTTTATTTTCTGCTTTCGAACAAAGTTTTATAATATCTTGCTCACAGTCATCATCACCTAACAAAGTTAAATCCATTAGAGAAACTATTTTTTCTTTACTAACCATTTTGACCTTTACTTAAAAATTGATTTGCCATTCTCTAGAACATCTAAGCCAAGATAATCAGCTATACTTTGACCAATATCTGCAAATGTGTCTCTAATCCCTATACATTCACTCTCAATATTTTTACCCCAAAGTAAAAATGGAATATGTTCCCTTGTATGATCACTGCCCGGCCAAGTGGGATCACAACCATGATCTGCTGCCATAATAACTATAGTATCTTCATCAAGAATTTCATCTAGTTCTGGTAACCTTGAGTCTAAATACTCTAAAGCTTTACCATATCCCTTAGGGTCTCTTCTATGTCCAAAACTTGAGTCAAAATCAACAAAATTAGTAAATATTAAACTATTTGCTGGTGCTGTTTTATACTCTTGTACCGTTTTATCAAATAATTCTTCGAGACCTGTAGCTTTGACTTTTTTAGTTATACCTTGATTTGCATAAATATCAGCTATTTTACCAATTGAAACCACATTCCCACCAGCTTTCTTTAGCTTATCCAAAAGCGTAGGAGCAGGAGGTAAAATAGAAAAATCTCTTCTATTCCCAGTACGTGTATATTCATCTGCACACTCTCCAATAAAAGGACGTGCAATAACTCTACCCACACACATACCCAATTCATCTAAAACTTCTCTAGCTATCTTACAAATTTCTAACAATCTGTCTAAACCATAATAATCTTCATGCGCAGCTACTTGGAATACACTATCTGCAGATGTATAAATTATTGGACTTTTTGTTATACAGCTTTCACAACCAAGTCTTTTTAAAACCTCTGTCCCTGAAGCATGTCCAGCGTCAATAAAACCTTCGGTAAGGTTAGCTCTCTCAACCCAAAGATCTATAAATTTTTTATCAAAATAGCTTCCACCTTCTTCTTTAGGAGAAAAATAATACCAATCAAACATTACTGGCACACCAGCTATTTCCCAGTGTCCACTAGGAGTATCTTTACCTTTACTTACCTCTGTACAACTACCATATTTAGAATTTATAACGGCATCATTCCCATCTGTTATATCTAATGACAACTCTTTACCACTACTTAATTCAGCAGCTTTCTTTAAGCCTTTTTTTGATAGATTAGGCAAACTCAAAGACAAACCATTATTTTTAAAATAATCAACTATATGTCCAAAAGTATCAGATCCTACATCTCCAAATTTATCAGCATCAGGAGCATGCCCAATACCAAAAGAATCGAATATTAAGATTATTACTTTTTTATTTTTTAACATTTCATTCACCTACAGAATTATTTAAATAAGCCGTTCTAATACCTCTTAAAATCAAATCAGGAGATATCACATCAAAAATACCTTCATCTTTAAACAAATGTGAGAAACCGCCTGTAGCAATTGTTAAAACATCTGAATCACCAAGTTCTTTTATCATTCTAGCTTTTATTTCTTTTATCGCTCCTAAATGGCCAAAGTATAATCCTGATCTAATATTTGTAGTAGTATCATACCCTGTTGCCTTACCCGCCTTAGCTATAGTAATTGATGAAAGTTGTGATGCTCCAGCACATAATGCATTTAATGATAGCTTCATGCCTGGCAATATTGCGCCACTCAGATACTCTCTATTTTTAGTAACCATATCAAGAGTTGTTGCTGTTCCCAAATCAATAACAAGCAAATTCTTATTTGGATAATCTTCTACCGCTCCTATACAACTTGCAATTCTATCAGCACCAACTTGATGAGCCTCAACATTTGACATATCAAGCTTTAACTTCACATCCATATTTACAAAAAATGCTTTTTGCTTGAAGTATTTAATAATAGCTGAGCCTAAAGAATAATTAATATGAGGAACAACGGAAGAAATAGCACATCCTTTAATATCCAGAGGATTTATATCATTTTCTCTAAGAGCTTGCCTTAAAAAAACACCTATTTGGTCTGAAGTAGAGTCAACTGATGATGTTGCATATCTAAGTTGGCCAATAATTTTATCTTTGTCAAAAATCCCTATATGTATATGTGAATTCCCAACATCCATTACTAATAACATAATAACCTCTTAATGGGCTTGCTCCCAGTTATCACCAATATCAACATTTACCTCTAGTGGCACACTTAAAGTGACAACCTGTTCCATAATGTTTTTTATTTCTAGCGCTAAAGTTTCTGCTTTTTCTTTTCTTACTTCAAACACTAGTTCATCATGAACTTGCATTATCATTCTTATATCTTGATTATACTTACTAACCAAGTCTTTTTTAACTGCAATCATAGCTTTTTTTATAATATCTGCGGCTGTACCTTGCATAGGAGCATTTATTGCAGCTCGTTCTGCAGCATTCCTTTGAGGGACATTTCGTGAATTAATTTCAGGTAAATATAATCTTCTACCCAAAATGGTCTCAACATATCCATTTTTCTTAGCAAAATCCTTTGCCTGTTGCATATACTCTTTTACTGCTGGATATCTATTAAAATATATATCTATATAATTCTGAGCTTCTGATCTAGAAACTTCTAATTGCTTAGCTAAACCAAAAGCGCTCATTCCATAAATTAGTCCAAAATTTACTGCCTTTGCTCTTCTTCTTTGCTCTGAGGTGACTTCTTTTATATCAATATCTAAAGTCTCGGCTGCAGTCGCGATATGAATATCTAAACCTTGATTAAATGCTTTTAAAAGATTTTTATCTTTAGAAAGATCTGCCATTATCCTAAGCTCAATCTGAGAGTAGTCTGCAGCAACTATATAGAACCCTTCTTCTGCTACAAACGCTTCCCTAATTTTTCTACCTTGCGGACTTCTAATTGGTATATT
This portion of the Pseudofrancisella aestuarii genome encodes:
- a CDS encoding NupC/NupG family nucleoside CNT transporter yields the protein MFVKFMFFLLGIISVFILAFAWSSNRKGIKYKYLLIILLVQLGLAAFLLRSDIGVTIISKISEGFEHLLDCAHDGSEFIFGSLTDMNKNGFIFFFNVGMPIVLVSAIIGILQYFKILPLIIKGIGWILSKVTGMGKLESFNAVSSLAVGQSENFINYKKIIGHLPSNVLYTMAATAMSTVSLAVAGAYMSLLEPKYVCVAMVMNMFGTFFVLTIINPYEKSEEISYDKLHEQFEEEKQDFFEMLAEYILDGFKVAIIVCAMLIGFIALLHLVDSIFSSIFGITFRDILGYIFYPFAWVLNINNNELLLAGKIMGTKMVTNEFVAMQMMSGHAKELTEHSTAVLSVFLVSFANFSSIGIIIGAIQALSKEASVKVAKFSLKILYGAVLVSFLSACVVGFVV
- a CDS encoding type III pantothenate kinase — encoded protein: MLLVMDVGNSHIHIGIFDKDKIIGQLRYATSSVDSTSDQIGVFLRQALRENDINPLDIKGCAISSVVPHINYSLGSAIIKYFKQKAFFVNMDVKLKLDMSNVEAHQVGADRIASCIGAVEDYPNKNLLVIDLGTATTLDMVTKNREYLSGAILPGMKLSLNALCAGASQLSSITIAKAGKATGYDTTTNIRSGLYFGHLGAIKEIKARMIKELGDSDVLTIATGGFSHLFKDEGIFDVISPDLILRGIRTAYLNNSVGE
- the deoC gene encoding deoxyribose-phosphate aldolase, producing MVSKEKIVSLMDLTLLGDDDCEQDIIKLCSKAENKLGRVAAICVHKQFIELVKEKLFDEFEVATVINFPRGEANLQSVLAETKQALALGADEIDLVIDYKEYNVQGSSAKSCEIISEVKKVCGNKVLKIIIESGELESKELILKATQDAIDNGADFVKTSTGKTKVGATLEAAEVILQTIAKANRAVGFKASGGIRDYDQAVCYINLAESIISKSYINPKTFRLGVSGLLDNILNTQKTNNSY
- a CDS encoding phosphopentomutase; this encodes MLKNKKVIILIFDSFGIGHAPDADKFGDVGSDTFGHIVDYFKNNGLSLSLPNLSKKGLKKAAELSSGKELSLDITDGNDAVINSKYGSCTEVSKGKDTPSGHWEIAGVPVMFDWYYFSPKEEGGSYFDKKFIDLWVERANLTEGFIDAGHASGTEVLKRLGCESCITKSPIIYTSADSVFQVAAHEDYYGLDRLLEICKIAREVLDELGMCVGRVIARPFIGECADEYTRTGNRRDFSILPPAPTLLDKLKKAGGNVVSIGKIADIYANQGITKKVKATGLEELFDKTVQEYKTAPANSLIFTNFVDFDSSFGHRRDPKGYGKALEYLDSRLPELDEILDEDTIVIMAADHGCDPTWPGSDHTREHIPFLLWGKNIESECIGIRDTFADIGQSIADYLGLDVLENGKSIFK